A genomic window from Vitis riparia cultivar Riparia Gloire de Montpellier isolate 1030 chromosome 18, EGFV_Vit.rip_1.0, whole genome shotgun sequence includes:
- the LOC117907087 gene encoding putative 12-oxophytodienoate reductase 11, which translates to MDGKVQRMNGVSAETPIPLITPYKLGKFQLSHRVVLAPLTRQRSWNNVPQPHAILHYSQRTSKGGLLIAEATGVSDTAQGYPHTPGIWTKEQVEAWKPIVDAVHAKGGIFFCQIWHVGRVSNTDFQPNGQAPISCTDKPLTPQIRGNGIGVDQFSPPRRLTTDEIPQVVKDFRLAARNAIEAGFDGVEIHGAHGYLLDQFMKDQVNDRTDKYGGSLENRCRFALEVVEAVVDEIGADKVGIKLSLYDAFGEAGDSNPKALGLYMAESLNKYGLLYCQMVEPRMETLGEKCECPHSLLPMRKAFNGTFLVTGGYDREDGNNAVAENRADLVVYGRWFLANPDLPKRFALNAPLNKYNRETFYTPDPIVGYNDYPFLEDTE; encoded by the exons ATGGACGGGAAAGTACAAAGAATGAATGGCGTCTCTGCTGAAACCCCCATCCCTCTTATCACTCCATACAAGTTGGGCAAGTTCCAGCTATCTCACAG GGTTGTGCTAGCACCATTAACCAGGCAGAGATCTTGGAACAATGTTCCTCAACCACATGCTATCTTACATTACTCTCAAAGAACCAGCAAAGGGGGTCTTCTCATAGCTGAAGCAACGGGAGTTTCCGACACTGCTCAAGG gTATCCCCATACACCGGGCATATGGACAAAAGAACAAGTTGAAGCATGGAAACCTATTGTAGATGCTGTACATGCTAAAGGCGGTATCTTTTTTTGTCAGATTTGGCATGTGGGGAGGGTTTCAAACACGG ATTTCCAGCCAAACGGGCAAGCTCCAATCTCTTGTACAGACAAGCCATTGACACCCCAAATCCGAGGCAATGGCATTGGTGTTGACCAGTTCTCACCTCCCCGGCGGCTAACAACAGATGAAATCCCTCAAGTTGTAAAGGATTTTAGACTTGCTGCAAGGAACGCTATTGAAGCTG GTTTTGATGGAGTCGAGATCCATGGGGCTCATGGCTACCTACTTGACCAGTTCATGAAAGACCAGGTCAATGATCGAACTGACAAATATGGTGGATCCCTAGAGAACAGATGCCGGTTTGCTTTGGAAGTAGTTGAAGCTGTTGTTGATGAGATAGGCGCAGACAAAGTTGGAATCAAGCTTTCTCTATATGATGCTTTTGGAGAAGCAGGAGACTCGAATCCAAAAGCTCTAGGCCTTTACATGGCTGAATCCTTGAATAAATACGGGCTTCTCTACTGCCAAATGGTTGAACCAAGGATGGAAACACTCGGAGAAAAATGTGAATGTCCCCATAGTCTTTTGCCCATGAGAAAAGCTTTCAATGGTACGTTCCTTGTTACTGGGGGGTATGACAGAGAAGATGGGAACAACGCTGTGGCAGAGAATCGCGCAGATCTTGTTGTGTATGGGCGTTGGTTCTTGGCCAACCCAGATCTTCCAAAGAGATTTGCGCTCAATGCTCCTCTCAACAAGTACAACAGAGAAACATTCTATACACCCGATCCTATTGTTGGTTATAACGATTATCCATTTCTTGAAGATACCGAGTAG